The sequence CCGCTTGCCTGTGCAACCCGCTGGCTCGACCAAGGTGCCGATGCCCTCCATGTGGTGAATCTCGACGGGGCATTTGGGAGTTCAAAACAAAATGCAGAACTCATCGCCGAACTTATCAAAAAGACCGGTGTCGAGATTGAGCTGGGGGGCGGGATCCGCTCGGTTGAAGACGCCGCCCACTGGCTGAATACCGGTGTGTCGCGGGTCATCATCTCCACGCTTGCCACCCAGAAACCGGAATGTATCCGGATTCTTGCTGACGAATATGGCAGCGAACGGGTGATGGCGGGCGTGGATGCGAAAGGCAACCAGATAGCGGTGCACGGCTGGCAGGAGACCGCCGGCAACTACCTTGACTGGACCACCCGGTTCGAGGAACTGGGGGCGGGCTCCCTGCTCTACACCAATGTGGATGTAGAGGGATTGCAGCAGGGAGTACGGTTCGAGCCGGTGAAGCGGCTGATCGATCATACCCGCCTGCCGGTGGTGGTGGCCGGTGGCGTATCGGCCCGATCGGACGTTGCAGGTCTCAAAGAGATCGGTGCGTTCGGGGCGGTGCTCGGCTCTGCCCTGTACAGCGGGAAGATTGGATTAAAAGAAGCACTGGAGGAGAGCCAATGAGAGTTGTGGAAGTAAAGCGGGAAACAAAAGAGACAA comes from Methanomicrobiales archaeon HGW-Methanomicrobiales-1 and encodes:
- the hisA gene encoding 1-(5-phosphoribosyl)-5-[(5-phosphoribosylamino)methylideneamino]imidazole-4-carboxamide isomerase translates to MKIFPAVDILGGKCVQLVQGKRESATAYGDPLACATRWLDQGADALHVVNLDGAFGSSKQNAELIAELIKKTGVEIELGGGIRSVEDAAHWLNTGVSRVIISTLATQKPECIRILADEYGSERVMAGVDAKGNQIAVHGWQETAGNYLDWTTRFEELGAGSLLYTNVDVEGLQQGVRFEPVKRLIDHTRLPVVVAGGVSARSDVAGLKEIGAFGAVLGSALYSGKIGLKEALEESQ